The segment TAAAaattggctaacagtttgagcgttttgccactactcgttttggcgctgtacggacccCTTAGTTGAGTTCCTGTTTTCGCCACAAGCGGCGCCACATGCACATAATTTTCAAACTTTAGCGTGTGTATGTGTCGACATATAAACATTgaggaagaaggaagaaggCTCCAAATTTTTTAGCTTTCTTAAATGGCAGGGGAAGTTATTGTAGACGCACTACCCTATATCGATCAAGGATACGATGAACCGGGTGTTAGAGAAGCAGTGAGTACATTATACTTTCTTTAATTAACTATTAAGATGTCAAAGTTATTTTAGgttatattgtttatattttttCGCGGCGTGTTTTGCTATGATATCTCAAACGTAATGAACATTTCAGGCCTTGGCGATGGTCGAAGAAGAGACAAGACGATACCGACCAACGAAGAATTATTTAGAGCACTTACTACCATTGAATATAAACACTTTCGAAACGGACGTTATGAAACATGAATTTGAGCGGATGCAAAATCGTTTACCTATGGAAGTGCTTAGCATGAAACGTTATGAGCTGCCTCCTCCACTTCCAGGAAAGATGAATGACCTTGCTGCGTGGAATGAGAGTGTGGAGAACAGTAGCGCGCAGTTGGAACACCAGGCTACGAGGTATACACGATCATAGTTCAATTGCATGATCTTAGAAACTTACGTATCAACTGTAAATCCTTTTTATTTCTACTGACACGCTTTGTGTTTTCACAGAATTTGTAACCTGGAATTAATGATGGAATACGGATGCGAAGCTTGGAAGTCCTACCTGGAAATCTTGGTTCAGCTAGTGAGCCAAGCGCAAAAGCAACTGCAGTCTCTTAGAAAGAAGATTCAGGAGGTCAATTGGCAGAGAAAATCAATGCAAACCCAAGGAGGGGAAAAGTTGAGAGCTCTGGAAGCACAATGGGTGGGACTAGTATCAAAGAATTATGAGATTGAACAGGCTTGTGTTCATTTGGAGGAAGAAATACAGATATCCATGATGAACAAGGGTGAAGCCCTTGGAGATGTCCCAGGAGAGGAGGAGCCTGACATTCCAGGAAAGAGTGCTACAGAAGTTATGGCAACAGAGATAAACCAACAAGAACAGGACATAATTcgagaaattttgtaaaaagacGTGTACAAATCGATAGCTGCATtgtgtataaatatttaaatacatcgtttttaattaatcatttttagcTCTGATCACCCTTAACCCTTTTCATAGACTGTACAAATGGAGTGCGGTTGCGTGGAATTTTGAACGTGACTGTACCAATATGGTGAAGTGTTTTGCAACATTCAGTACTGATTATTGAGCTAAAGAAATCAATCACGTACAGTACATTTTGTACGGAATTAATGAGAGAACAATTTGATCGATGGAACAATAAGAATTTTTATATACTAGCGTGCTGTGAACTATGTCTGAATTTTGAGTAATTTGCTACGAGTTCGAAGATTTCAATCCTTTTGGAGGTTACAAAAAGTTGTTAGCTGGGAGAAATACTGGTAGAAAAGTCGGTAAATAGTGACAAGTGGTtggagaattattaaaaaaatatatttacaggGGTAACAACATGACTGTATCGAGATTTCGACGCTACTCGTTCGGAGTATTGGTGATGGCATCGTTGTTGGCAGGTTCACAGTACGTTCACATGAAATATGAGCCTCTCAAAGATTTGAACGATCTTATAGAAGAGGAATTCAAGAGAAGAGTTTCACAAATGGAGCGCAAATAGAGCATCATTGAAATTTGTAAATAGCTTAATAAATTAGTTAATAAAAACTAGATATTTGTATTAACATACTCTCACACACTAAACTGAATATAAAGTAATGCTGCGCATTAACACATCTATTTGGGATGTTCTGGGTGACGAAAAACAGTAGGGGATTTAATAAAGCACAATTTATTTCATCATAGTTTACACGTATCACGCTTTTCTTTAATGCTtgaaatatacatatgtacaagaTGAATATCACTGTCTATAAATGACATATAGTATCAagtaacaattatttatatttcacaGTATACCTGGAGGACTTTCTTATATAGTTTGCTTGCATTGTTGTATCTCAGTTAGCAGATCCGCGTAAAACCTAGCTTAGAAATTGAAATCCGTTAGGATAGCCACTACACGTGTGTTTTTTTTGTCCTTTATAGAATTACAAAGCGAATAATCAAGCGTTATTCTCAGCCAACTATTCGTGTAAAAAAATACGTAAATTTCATCTCAGTTTCGATCGTTCTATTACGTCAGGAAAGATAGTAAAAAATACTCGTTCCTTGAACCGGCGTCGAACAGTTTCCATTAATCACTAAATTGTCATAACGACGTCTCGCTGGCGCCGGAGCTTTGCGATTGAAGCGGTAAACTCGTTTTGTATCCTGCTGCCTCTTCCTCTAGCAATGTTATCCGTTGTTTCAATAAATTCAcctaaaaattaatattattgaaaGAAATGTATATAGATTTTCAAATAGTAAATTCCATTTTCCTATTACTAAGCGAACTCGTTCCAAAAACTTTGTTTCGTATATTAGGCGAGTTTTAACTCTGATTTCATCACGCGTGATGCATGAATTTATTTTGAATGAAAATGTAGACCAAAAAAGAATCTAATTAGGTCAAAATGTTCTGAAAATGTTCCACCTTTTTTCTATCAAGTAAAATCTATTTTTGATTCAAGCTTAAACAATCAATCTTAATTTTAATGTGATCGTGTTCAACGTTGGCGTAATGCGTCGGCATGAAAGTTAGATCACGCGCGATGATTTGTTCGAATTTATTCTGTATGAATATGTGgaccaaaaatgaaattaaatagctcaaaatgtttacaaaacgttGTGCTTTGTTTCtatcaaataaaatttgatctaaTTCAAGCTCAAATATGTAATCTTAATTTTAGTGTGACCGTGCGCAACGTTAGCGAACCGCGTCGGCGTAGAAGCACTAATCGAAGAAAACCAAGATGGCGACAACCAGATGATGAAACTTGTGATTTCTAGACATTATGGCAAAATTCGgaataaaaaggaaaataagAAGATGGGTGAACAAAGTGCCTTTCAAGTTTTTGGGTGAATTTCGTCTTTTACCAGTTTGCTTTGTCGCTGGTGGTCTTCTGGAGTATGTTATGATACATTGGCACGTTGGAGAGGTTAACTTTTACAGAACATACAAGAAAAGACGCATAGAAGAGGCAGTTGAAGAAAGATTACGAGAAATGCAAAGGGGGAGTGTCAACGCATAAAAACTCAAGAGCTACTGCAGACGCTTGTACGTATACATGACCGAATTAATATAGAACAAAACACTTTCTTTGTATTACCAGTGCTTTAACGAAGGAGACTATCGTTCATACATAATTTTTACTTCCAGGAGTCGACGGTACAAATAACTTAAAATGAATCAAGCAGCAGCAAGACTCTCCAATAAATGTAACATATATAAACTGTAGAAATATACAAAACTGTAATAAACTAGCTTCTATGAATATCGCTAGACAATTCTAGTACTTGCTTTTAATATCCCCTATATCATCCATTTTAATCATTGTACCTGTGTAGCATGCCTCTCAACCATGCCCAACATTTGCTGCTCCAACTTCTTTAATCTAGACTGGTATTTCTTCTTGGATTTTTCTAGAGTTTGCACCAGAGCTCTACAATCACGTGTTCCATTAGAAGTTACATAATAATAGACTGTAATACAGAGTGATTTTTCAAATACAATTACCCATTTGCTCTCTTCAAATCGTTCACAAGCTCGGCAGACTGTTGATGCCTGAGTTCCGAATTTTTGTTAACTTTATCCAACGTCGATACTAATTCCTGCAAACGTTCTTTCAATCTAGCTTCTCGGCCCAGCGCCTCGATCAGCTCTGATTCCATGCCTTCGCTTTCGTTATCACTTAGACCGCGATCCTGCGATTACAATTAAACAGTCAAGTGTATGCATGTACATTTATGGATCATCTTGTATACTTTAATTAATACAGCGACGTCTGGGTCCATTTTGACATAAAAAAggttttttctcttttaattccCTTAAAAAATCGAAGATAATATATCAGTATCCCTAAACTCtttatctattaatttttgtcataaatgcataaaatccgcagtctagtaatgaacaCTAAATGGTCTAAATGATCCCAGACAGAGTCGTTTGATCTCCAGCCAGCAGAAGTTCGTCTCCCAATGATGGAATGACAGTGTCGTTCATACTTTATTCGTAGCCATTGCCAGCATGGCCTCCGTGTCGTTCAGCTGACCCTGAAGGTGCTCAATGGCGGCGTGTTGGGCAGCGATTTGCGTGTCGCGCGCGTTCAATTTTAATTCTATGGTAGCCCGTTCCTTCTCCAGGAGGAAGACTCTTGCCCGCAACTCCGCTTTGTCCTCCCGCATGGCCATCAATTCCTGCGTGATCATTGTACCAGATCTGTATTTAGCCGGTCGTGTTCACTTTCCGAGTGAAAGACAAACCGGGGGGACGAACCTGCATCAACACTGCGGTCTCCAAGTCCAGTTTTCTGGCCTCTGCCAACGAGATCGTGTTCTTCGAGTTCAGAGGCTCCGCGTGGACGCTCTCCAGTTCCACTGCGGTCGATCTGACCATTGCACGGTCCCCTTTTAATTGGCTGATGTGTCTCCTGAGCCTCTGCTCGTCGTCCACGCTCCACGCCACCTCGTTCCTAATGACACGCCGTAATTACGCACTCTTATCGCACATTAACCCATAGTTTCCGATTCATACCGGACCCACAGTCCCCTTTACACGGTTTCTTTTGTTCCTCGTGTGTTACAAACTGTGCTCCATGGAACTCTAGGTTCCTGGAGTCAATGTTCATTTGCCCGACACTTattcaacactagatttacggaacactaaagctgactattttatattactttataaaaataaagagaatctgtatatccaaatttttagccattttttttaaatcttaaaacTACAATACAGAAATGGTTTCCGTGTCTGGCACCTGATCAATGCAATCTAGTGTTCCGCAGCCTCGAGGATCCTTCAACTCGGGATCTAAGATCACTTCTATACTTACTCGTCAGACAGAACTATACTGTCCTCCCAGGGCGCGTTTAGGCTGTTCACGCACTCGTTCTCCAGCTTGTTCAGAACATGATAGGCCACGTGCTCGGCCGCCCTCCTGTTATCGATTGTGATGCCATTCCTTTCGGTAGACAAAGCGATCTCGCTCTCCAACAACGCTACTAGAACATCATAGGCCTCGATCGCACGATCACTATACGAGAGAGCCAGACGCAAGGCAGTGGCGTTCGACTCGTACTTCCCTACCAGTAGGCTCAATCTGAAGAAAGGAAAGAGACTCTTGCACAGATCTTAACACCTGACTCGTATTGTTATTAAATTAGAAGTATACCTGTCACATTGCGCCTTGCTCTCGTGCAAAGTTAGGGCCAGGACCGCGTTGTTCGCTCGAGCATGTTCCAATCTGCTGTTAAGCCTCTCTGTCTCGACCTCGAATTGCTTCTCGGACCCATTCAGCTCTTGTAGATTAGAGTGATCCAGGAGATCGGACACCAGGTGCTCTGCCACCATCGTTGAACAGACCTGACAATTTTCATTAAACGTTTCTCCTCTTCATTGGTTTTATTGATATCTTTTCGTGAGTTAGCCTGACGCTATAAATAGGGGTTGTCCGAAACACGAGTCTTAAAAAAGATTTATTTGAATGCATTTTGTCCTCTTCTAATTATACTTCGTTTTGTTTTATCGTAGGTATAAATAGAGGGTACAACATTTAAATgattcatttaaaatatttttttgggctctaaaattaattttaaagaaCGGACAGAACGATGAAGGACAAATATAGAAGAACTACAGAGAATTTTGTCGCGAGAATTGTGTCACCGAGGAACGAACGGCGAGTACAGTGATCGAGCATGACTTCAGGGCACGACGTGAAATTTTCACCAGCCGTAAATTCTGAAAGAAGAGTCGCGGACAACGGGAACGATAACGTACCCCCAGGTTGGTAATATCGGGTCCTGTGATGTGCCTCTCGTCCGTCCTCCTGAGTCTCACCCTCTCGGCCATTTTAAGAACAGGAGCTTCCTCCCTCGTTACGCTCTTTGTTGGCGGTGTCTGCAGGGGCGGCAAGAGTGGCGAGCAAGGTGCACTCAAAGGTTCCGGCGAGCTGGTGTTGCCTCTTGTCTGCGGGGAATCAAAGGAGGACGGGGAAACATTACGGCGGGAAGGGTTGATAAACATTTTTGTGAAAGTGTCGGCTGATCAAAGGTTGGGCCTGCGAGCCTTGGGGTAACCAtgcgaaaaatttgttcatcGCCGACCGGGTGCGCTCTGCGCATCCCGGATAATATTCTCTGCACCGAGAAGAAATTCACCGAGCATTCGCAACCCTTGCAATCATTCCCGGATACCCAATTCATTAACAACTGGCGCGAGTTTCATTCTCAGTAAAAATATACAGCGGAATACAGCGAAAATGTGGTTTTCCCCCTAGCTAATTATTGCCAGATACTCAACTAATTAAACAGTCGTATGGTTTTAATTCTTGGTAGAATATTTTTCTCCCCTTAGGGTCGCGCCTGATAGCACTCTTCATAAAATTGCTACCACCAAAATTGCTAGGACCATTGTGTTACTTTCTTGCCCCTGTATTTTTATCACCTACCCTAATCTCCCTGCGAGGCGAATCGCTGCCAGCCTGTTGCCTCTGGTTGTTCGCCTGGTTCTTAAAATTGGCGAGCTGAGTCTGCAAGCTTGAAATCTCAGCTCTCAGAGCTGTGACCTCGTCCTGTAACGCTGCGACAGCCACACTTTGGCAGGACGCTGCCTGCTGCGTTGGCTCGGGGGTTGGTAACGCGGCGGGACTGTCCAGCTGCTCTCTGCCATTCTATCAATAAAAAAGAAGACGGTAGTCATTTCGGCGAAGTAGACTCTCGGGAACCTTCTTTAGACTCGGGAACCTTTCGATTCACGGTGGTATCTATACTCGATTCAATTTCATCAATAACGCCAATTCTGTTTGACACCCGTCCATCTGTTCAGGACTAAAAATCTACCGGAAACCTATTAACaggcttttcaataattcaaCAATTAAAACTTTCGCTTCTATCGCTGTTAGAAGATCTGTAGAAAATTCTTAGTCGTGGCCCATAGACTTTCGAAATTTATGAAACAGTCCTGGACAATGAGTTAATATGTGATATTGTAGTCTTGACGACGTAAGGAATTGAACGAATCGCGATTGAAGTTTCTGTTGAAGGATCGATAAAAACATTCTCAGCCAtggattttcaaaaaatataagTACGCGAAGAAGTAGCAAACCGGTCAGCAAATCATCTTCTTCGTCTCTACCGGATCGGTTCGGCAAAAACAAGCTGAAGCGATCAGctccggttgaaaacttggcaAGTTTCGTATCCGCGAGGCTGGCGCAACGATGGTAAACGCTCGCGGTATTCCCATAGTTTCGTCATTCGATGAAATTACTTCGAGGCAGTATATCGGACGAAATTTAATAGCTCGGCGAACACCGGGCCTAGACGGTGCACCGGTTCTCGATTAGAGAAGTTGGTAATCGAGTGAGAGGAGGATCGATCGCGGAATGGAAAAGTGAGGAACGGTTCCCGGTGGCTGAAGAAGTGCCGGAAGTGGGCGGGCTGTCTACCTCGTTGGCACGAGGCTCGATGTCTTCGCAACAGCTGGAATCGGCATCCCCTAAGGTACGGTCACCGTCGCCTTGGATGTCGCCGCCGGCTTCGCTCTCCTCGACCGGGTTCGTGATCGAACCCTCCGCATCCCTGCTCGTCTCGATTTCTGCGAATCATAAAACACCATGAACCACCATCAGGCACAGGAAGCTCGAGTACTTCGGTGGGCGGCGACTAACTCGACAGAATCGATCGAAAACCACTGTTGGCTACTGTTGGCTTCAGGGGAAATCGTCGTGTCTCGCTGGAAAATCAATCTTCCAAGCTGAACATTTTTCTACATGTCCTCGAAACCATCGCTTAAACGCGTAAAAAGTTTTGTGAATTTATATCAAACCGTCTGGTCATTAGAAATTCCCAAAGTGTGCCTTTTTTTAAACAGACGTCGCGAAAAGAGACGTCACTTGCACGTAAAAATTCATAACAAAGTTATGGGTAGAATCAACATTCTATCGACGTATGCAAGCTACTCAGCACTCAACTCACGAATTGTAGATCCTTCGGCCACCCAGAGTTTTCACTCGTTAGTGTCGTCTGTGATATGACTTTAACGCGGATACGTTCCTCTAGGTGAGAATTCTTTAACGAGGAAATAAGACAGCTTCCCACACGGGTAAACCAATGATCGAAACCATGTTTTCTTCGTATCGATCGTAGCTACATTGAACTACATCTCGTTGTAATTGGCTGTTCTCAATTCCAGCTGCTTTGGTTGCATGTGGGTATCTCGAAAAAgactcaaaaaataaaaatagcggTACTTCAACGTCATTATTCTAGTTGGAAGAACttaataaaaattctgaaacgaAGAAACACGTTTTTAATTAACTTCTGCTAGTTGCAATTGCCTTGGAGACTTTCTATTTGGCACAAACGATCTCCGGTCTACTAATTACCGATCCGAGAAGCTTCGTTCGCAAGCCGCAAGACGGATGGAACACGGATTACAAAATGGTGGAACAAAACAGCGTCGTGGCCGCTTTCCGGCGTCGGGACGTCGCAAAACAAAGCCTGCGGGGCGCCCCGGAGGAATCGTCGAATTTCGGTGGCCTCGGTCTCGCAGCGGGGGACAGCGTTAAAACATCGAATAAATCTCTGTCGAGAAAGACAGGggggaaaaagagaaagaaacctCGACGGATCTCGGCGAGGGAGCCAATCGACTCGGTTCCGCTCTCATCTCGCGCAACAGATTTACGGAATCGGTTGGCTTCTGTCTTACCGGACTCATCCTCCTCGGCAATTACGGTAGCACGGTGCCTCTCGAGCTGCCTGCCGAGCTCGGCGATCACGGAATGCAACTCGGTCAGCCTCTCCTCGTGCCTCGCTGCTTGCTGCTCTGCCCTCTGTTCTGTTCTGGCTGCCTGCACCTCGGCCCTCACCAAGGCTGCCTCGGCTGCCTCTCTGGCTCGTGTCGCTGCCACCAGCCTCGAGTTCAGCTCGGCCACCTCGTTCCTCAACGATGACAGCGCGGCCGCGTGCAGCTGCAACAGAAATTCCGAATATTTCGTTACTGGGAACTCGTTGATTTTTTAGGTGGCGAATTTGGCCGAGTCTTCGGAGGCTTCCTCAGGGTCGTTGACGCGAGCTTGATGCGGTTCAACGACGGTAGCATGTGGGAATTGCCTCTACAATGGATTTATTGTGAGGACAGTAGGGCAAGACTCTTCATATTTTAGACAttttagacgattttagatattTAAAGGATTTCTTAGGCATTTTTAGATATTGTAGACGTTTTCGGCATTCGtacacatttttgaaaaattttggaCGTTTTCAGACATTTTAGGACTTTCTTGgacatttttgaacatttttggaCATTATTGGACGTTTTTAGATATTCCTAGATATTTTTGGACGTTTGTAGATATTTATgaaagaggagagaggaggaaaTTTCGTTGCATAATGTGGCAGCACTTTCTGAAATAAGAGGGAAAGAACCTCAtgtataacaaaaaaaaaaaaaaaatgaatgaaagcATCTGAATTATCTTGGAAAAGCAGCGTACGAATCGGAAAAAGGCGGTCGAGAGttcgaatctttttttttttccgccGCGCCTGTGTTCGGGCACCGCAGATCCACGTGAAATGCAAATGAGAATCATCGATCGAGAACGTGCAGGTAATTCGAGCATTCTGCGGCGTCGCAGGTGTGATTCAGACTCTGCCTTCTACGCGTTTCGTCTCGATCCGTGACGCAACCTGTCCCGACCGAAGATCCGGCGAACGGACAGATAAGGATTTGTCCTGATTGCGGATTGTCGGCCGAACGCCGATGGTGGCATGATATTTTATTCGTCGACGTAAATATTTTAGTCGGGCGAATCTCGCTGGCAACGTCGGACGCTATTCCAACCCCGAGAGCACAGTATCAAATATTCAGGCTGTTACGGCTTCATCCGAGACGCAAATGGCGGCAAGAACAATTCCTGCGCTCGTTGGGAACGTTCTCGCCTTTCCCCGATTCCGGGGAAATTGTTTGTTATCGAACCGCTCACTGTTTTCGCAATTGAACCGATGGTAGACGAGGGTTCTCTAAAATATAGTGATTAATCACTTGAAAATTGATACAAGGCGATCAAAAATCACGTTAAGTTTCTAATAACACGGTACTGCAATTGCAGCTTTGAAAAATTCCAAGGTAGAATTATTCTTcgtgttttattaaaattttgcacacatttAACACCAGCGGATCCTAAGTTAAAAATTGACAATTTACCGTGTTATTTCAGGGTTGCCTGCATTAAATTCATTGTTCGATATTTTGTCAGTTGAAtaatcaaattattttatttgcaattttatGAGCTAGATACACGAGCTTTTTATGTTACCGATATCAGGTCTGAAACGTCCTGAAAAGGTTGAGCTATTTTCCTGGAACCAGATTTCGCAGAAACTGATATTTTTCACTGCACATTCCAAGAAGTATTATTAGCTTGTAAAGTGAAAATTGCACGTTGACGAGAATCGCATTTCAGCGTACTTAGTAGCAAGATAATGTCCACGCTATTACTTAAAAATAATAGATCACGTACGGAAGATTAAAATGACCCTGCGTTCATCCAAGCAAGGTTAAGCATTTAAAAATGGCGTCCGAGAAAGATTGTCGTTGCAGGTTTTGCGGAATGATGATCGTGCAGGTACAATTTCTGATCGGTCTGAAATGTTACGCTGAAAGGATTCTAATCGGAGGCACGCTAATATCGGTGCGAGGGACAAATCGTCCTTGTATGCGTCCGTCAATTAGCATCGCTCGAGACTAAGTCGCAGAACATTTATAATTGAAGACACGTGAGGTAGAATGAATATCCTGACGGGGAACGGGGAATCCTTATCCATTAGGCGACTCAACCCTGCCTCGGCTACCCTGCCGTGgcaatgaaattataaatagcTGAGAGCATTCCTTCGAGCATCTCGGtaaattaattaacaaattcTGATTTTGGTTCCATGAATATTAGCTCTTTATTTCATGCGATACTATCTGATTTATTTAGACTTTTAGATAATAAAGATGGTATAATTCCAAAAACAGGGTTAAACGCAGTGTCTAGAGCATAAGTGGGAGCAGGTTACCCTCTGGGGCATTTCCCTAGCCCTATCGAAATCAGGAGGAACCAAAACAACGCCCACTCAAAGCACTTTCAAGAAAGGAAACAAGGATAGTGTTCTAGTTCTGCCTCTGATAATTTTCCTAAAGAATCAATTTAGAACAAACATAGGCATTGATTGCCCTCGGGGCATTGCTCTGGCCCCGTCGAATTTGAAACAACCCAAAACCACGCCCATTCAGAGCACTTTAAACAAAGAATACAAGACAGTTTTGCAACGCTTTATTCGATCATTTTCCCTAAAGCGTAAATTTAGAGCACACGTGGGCACAAATTGCCCTCAGGGGCATTGCCCCGGCTCCCAC is part of the Halictus rubicundus isolate RS-2024b chromosome 10, iyHalRubi1_principal, whole genome shotgun sequence genome and harbors:
- the Bcas2 gene encoding BCAS2 pre-mRNA processing factor translates to MAGEVIVDALPYIDQGYDEPGVREAALAMVEEETRRYRPTKNYLEHLLPLNINTFETDVMKHEFERMQNRLPMEVLSMKRYELPPPLPGKMNDLAAWNESVENSSAQLEHQATRICNLELMMEYGCEAWKSYLEILVQLVSQAQKQLQSLRKKIQEVNWQRKSMQTQGGEKLRALEAQWVGLVSKNYEIEQACVHLEEEIQISMMNKGEALGDVPGEEEPDIPGKSATEVMATEINQQEQDIIREIL
- the LOC143357670 gene encoding colorectal mutant cancer protein isoform X1, which codes for MSQIADAESEAGSICDEERVRKLFQACDGDGDGFIDSQDLLTVCRELNLENSVEELMRELGADEHGRISYQEFLRRRLALRPEIEALRSGRHRTSSHHTHTPEYLPTSSDNSLGTVSGRHESWEFDSGARDLSPEPHTLQKLVEAAAGGTGNMLDLANKLHAAALSSLRNEVAELNSRLVAATRAREAAEAALVRAEVQAARTEQRAEQQAARHEERLTELHSVIAELGRQLERHRATVIAEEDESEIETSRDAEGSITNPVEESEAGGDIQGDGDRTLGDADSSCCEDIEPRANENGREQLDSPAALPTPEPTQQAASCQSVAVAALQDEVTALRAEISSLQTQLANFKNQANNQRQQAGSDSPRREIRTRGNTSSPEPLSAPCSPLLPPLQTPPTKSVTREEAPVLKMAERVRLRRTDERHITGPDITNLGVCSTMVAEHLVSDLLDHSNLQELNGSEKQFEVETERLNSRLEHARANNAVLALTLHESKAQCDRLSLLVGKYESNATALRLALSYSDRAIEAYDVLVALLESEIALSTERNGITIDNRRAAEHVAYHVLNKLENECVNSLNAPWEDSIVLSDENEVAWSVDDEQRLRRHISQLKGDRAMVRSTAVELESVHAEPLNSKNTISLAEARKLDLETAVLMQELMAMREDKAELRARVFLLEKERATIELKLNARDTQIAAQHAAIEHLQGQLNDTEAMLAMATNKDRGLSDNESEGMESELIEALGREARLKERLQELVSTLDKVNKNSELRHQQSAELVNDLKRANGALVQTLEKSKKKYQSRLKKLEQQMLGMVERHATQVNLLKQRITLLEEEAAGYKTSLPLQSQSSGASETSL
- the LOC143357677 gene encoding ubiquinol-cytochrome c reductase complex assembly factor 5-like; translation: MAKFGIKRKIRRWVNKVPFKFLGEFRLLPVCFVAGGLLEYVMIHWHVGEVNFYRTYKKRRIEEAVEERLREMQRGSVNA
- the LOC143357670 gene encoding colorectal mutant cancer protein isoform X2, with the translated sequence MSQIADAESEAGSICDEERVRKLFQACDGDGDGFIDSQDLLTVCRELNLENSVEELMRELGADEHGRISYQEFLRRRLALRPEIEALRSGRHRTSSHHTHTPEYLPTSSDNSLGTVSGRHESWEFDSGARDLSPEPHTLQKLVEAAAGGTGNMLDLANKLHAAALSSLRNEVAELNSRLVAATRAREAAEAALVRAEVQAARTEQRAEQQAARHEERLTELHSVIAELGRQLERHRATVIAEEDESEIETSRDAEGSITNPVEESEAGGDIQGDGDRTLGDADSSCCEDIEPRANENGREQLDSPAALPTPEPTQQAASCQSVAVAALQDEVTALRAEISSLQTQLANFKNQANNQRQQAGSDSPRREIRTRGNTSSPEPLSAPCSPLLPPLQTPPTKSVTREEAPVLKMAERVRLRRTDERHITGPDITNLGVCSTMVAEHLVSDLLDHSNLQELNGSEKQFEVETERLNSRLEHARANNAVLALTLHESKAQCDRLSLLVGKYESNATALRLALSYSDRAIEAYDVLVALLESEIALSTERNGITIDNRRAAEHVAYHVLNKLENECVNSLNAPWEDSIVLSDENEVAWSVDDEQRLRRHISQLKGDRAMVRSTAVELESVHAEPLNSKNTISLAEARKLDLETAVLMQELMAMREDKAELRARVFLLEKERATIELKLNARDTQIAAQHAAIEHLQGQLNDTEAMLAMATNKDRGLSDNESEGMESELIEALGREARLKERLQELVSTLDKVNKNSELRHQQSAELVNDLKRANGALVQTLEKSKKKYQSRLKKLEQQMLGMVERHATQVQ